A stretch of Deltaproteobacteria bacterium DNA encodes these proteins:
- a CDS encoding C40 family peptidase, whose translation MTRRALALAFGLPLVLLGVATAAPPTMSRKQIIDRAASGVGCNYVWGGSCWDPNNKSWKGADCSGYMGKVWQVPDASPTTTCTRAYTTYHFYNETTHWTGIKRDELLPGDGLVVHGSAGNHVLLYAGGDKWGKMQTYEALNPSTGIVNTTRFIGPEHKAIRRKYLTTDDAQPPTTTPPPTTTPPPATTPALAAQLVRQGAEGAFAGQGAASASVCPGQKLRLVVELKNTGTLTWTDQGGADPGKAVRLGHRGGEVLSSETRVSLNQASDREVRPGETVRFTIEGAVPTAPGTYRTEWQLISELSEWYGPKASLTFAVTPTPPGGQCAETPMPTQGSVPAPATSAPSPTASQDTDPALADQASPAGQRAVGGCAAVANAPSPTALPIGLLLFAALIHARRSRRRSAKTL comes from the coding sequence ATGACGCGCCGTGCGCTGGCCCTGGCCTTCGGCCTTCCTCTCGTGCTCCTCGGCGTGGCGACCGCCGCGCCCCCCACGATGTCGCGCAAGCAGATCATCGACCGCGCGGCGAGCGGCGTGGGCTGCAACTACGTCTGGGGGGGGAGCTGCTGGGACCCGAACAACAAGAGCTGGAAGGGCGCCGACTGCTCCGGTTACATGGGCAAGGTCTGGCAGGTCCCCGACGCCTCCCCCACGACGACCTGCACCCGCGCCTACACGACCTATCACTTCTACAACGAGACGACCCACTGGACGGGCATCAAGCGCGACGAGCTCCTCCCGGGCGACGGACTGGTCGTGCATGGCAGCGCGGGCAACCACGTGCTGCTCTACGCGGGCGGCGACAAGTGGGGCAAGATGCAGACCTACGAAGCGCTCAACCCGAGCACCGGGATCGTCAACACCACGCGCTTTATCGGACCCGAGCACAAGGCCATCCGCCGCAAGTACCTCACGACCGACGACGCGCAGCCGCCCACCACCACGCCGCCTCCCACCACCACGCCGCCTCCCGCTACCACGCCCGCGCTGGCGGCGCAGCTCGTCCGGCAGGGCGCCGAGGGGGCGTTCGCCGGACAGGGCGCCGCGTCCGCCTCGGTGTGCCCCGGCCAGAAGCTGCGACTCGTGGTGGAGCTGAAGAACACCGGGACCCTGACCTGGACCGATCAGGGCGGCGCCGACCCCGGCAAGGCGGTGCGCCTCGGTCACCGTGGCGGCGAGGTGCTGAGCAGCGAGACGCGCGTCAGCCTGAACCAGGCCAGCGACCGGGAGGTCCGCCCGGGCGAGACGGTGCGCTTCACGATCGAAGGAGCCGTGCCGACCGCCCCCGGCACCTACCGCACGGAGTGGCAGCTCATCAGCGAGCTGTCGGAGTGGTACGGACCGAAGGCCAGCCTGACCTTCGCCGTCACGCCGACGCCCCCCGGCGGCCAGTGCGCCGAGACGCCGATGCCCACGCAGGGGAGCGTCCCCGCACCCGCGACCTCGGCCCCCTCGCCCACGGCGTCGCAGGATACGGACCCGGCCCTCGCCGACCAGGCGAGCCCTGCGGGGCAGAGGGCCGTCGGCGGTTGCGCCGCGGTCGCGAACGCGCCCTCTCCGACGGCGCTTCCCATCGGGCTTCTGCTTTTCGCTGCGCTCATCCACGCCCGTCGCTCTCGCCGTCGCTCCGCGAAGACGCTATGA